A section of the Leptospira noumeaensis genome encodes:
- a CDS encoding metal ABC transporter ATP-binding protein, which yields MQATEPNSKNLHSTFIHTEHLSVGYRKEFPVVSDIHLHIHPGKTYALVGGNGAGKTTLFRTLTDLLPPLSGSIQFSKQITTSYVPQAKKMSLDFPLRVQDVLLMPKNIGLSFLPKKKFSEEDMVLIERTGVSSYLKKQISLCSGGQLQKVLILRSLLTKANLIFLDEPMDSLDHNARELFQSVLSEYLKEGNRSLFFITHSLEHDWGFGFDEIFEIDEGKLYNITSGERPPNCHHHD from the coding sequence ATGCAAGCGACAGAACCAAATAGTAAGAACCTTCATTCTACTTTTATCCATACGGAACATTTGAGTGTGGGATACAGGAAAGAATTTCCTGTTGTCTCGGACATTCATTTGCACATCCACCCAGGGAAAACTTATGCCCTTGTCGGCGGAAATGGAGCAGGGAAAACCACTCTATTTAGAACCTTAACCGATTTACTTCCTCCACTTTCTGGATCCATTCAGTTTTCCAAACAAATTACCACTTCCTATGTTCCCCAAGCCAAAAAGATGTCCTTGGATTTCCCTTTGAGAGTACAAGACGTACTTTTAATGCCAAAAAATATAGGGCTTAGTTTTTTACCCAAAAAGAAGTTTTCCGAAGAAGATATGGTTCTCATCGAGAGAACGGGTGTTAGTTCCTATTTAAAAAAACAAATTTCTCTTTGTAGTGGGGGACAGCTACAAAAGGTTCTGATCCTTCGTTCCCTTCTTACCAAAGCCAATTTGATTTTTTTGGATGAACCTATGGATTCATTGGACCACAATGCGAGAGAACTCTTTCAATCGGTTTTATCTGAATACCTAAAAGAAGGAAACCGGTCTCTATTTTTTATCACTCATAGTTTGGAACATGATTGGGGATTTGGCTTTGATGAAATTTTTGAAATAGACGAAGGAAAACTCTACAATATCACCAGTGGAGAAAGGCCCCCGAACTGCCACCATCATGACTAA
- a CDS encoding metal ABC transporter substrate-binding protein yields MLEKLFSNQVSKILFYSLFSVTVFTTNLNAKVSLVTSLPDIKYIAEQVAGDRAEVSGMIRGTDDPHFVMTRPDFLVKLSEADVLCVIGLDLEIGWIPYLQQQSRNIKIQKGQPGYCDTSFGVKILGEPTVMMDRSMGDMHIYGNPHYSNDPINAIQMAQNIKNALTRVDPLNGEYYEGNFNNFKKRLIQLTKEEMKKMEPYFGLKVAVFHDQFVYLASRFKFNANLTIEERPGVPPSVRYMDQVISYMTAEKIKIILIGPYHNPKYAEYVSSKVPGSVVVTLPVSVGGLPEAVTYEDTLRLMLQKIRDASDRTK; encoded by the coding sequence ATGTTAGAAAAATTGTTTTCAAACCAAGTATCCAAGATTTTATTTTATAGTCTTTTTTCGGTGACTGTTTTTACAACAAACCTTAACGCTAAGGTTTCCCTTGTCACAAGTCTTCCTGATATCAAATACATCGCCGAACAAGTTGCAGGTGATAGAGCCGAAGTTTCCGGAATGATTCGCGGAACCGATGATCCCCATTTTGTGATGACAAGACCTGACTTTTTAGTCAAACTCAGCGAAGCCGATGTGCTTTGTGTGATTGGGCTTGATTTAGAAATTGGTTGGATTCCCTACCTCCAACAACAATCGCGAAATATCAAAATCCAAAAAGGCCAACCGGGGTATTGTGATACTTCTTTTGGAGTAAAAATTCTTGGTGAACCCACAGTGATGATGGATAGATCCATGGGGGATATGCATATCTATGGAAATCCGCATTATTCGAATGATCCCATCAACGCCATCCAAATGGCACAAAATATAAAAAATGCCCTGACCCGTGTGGACCCTTTGAATGGAGAGTATTACGAAGGGAATTTTAATAATTTTAAAAAACGCCTCATCCAACTCACAAAAGAAGAAATGAAAAAAATGGAACCATACTTTGGGCTGAAAGTGGCTGTTTTTCATGACCAATTTGTGTATTTGGCATCCAGATTTAAATTCAACGCAAATTTAACAATCGAAGAACGTCCCGGGGTTCCACCTTCGGTTCGTTATATGGATCAGGTCATCTCTTATATGACTGCCGAAAAGATAAAAATTATCTTGATTGGCCCTTATCACAATCCAAAGTATGCTGAGTATGTATCTTCTAAGGTTCCGGGTTCCGTGGTTGTCACTTTGCCTGTTTCTGTGGGAGGGTTACCAGAGGCTGTCACCTACGAAGACACCCTAAGGTTGATGTTACAAAAGATACGAGATGCAAGCGACAGAACCAAATAG
- a CDS encoding amidohydrolase family protein translates to MEEGEGVKSSNKPDIRISSPFSWRGDTFPPIIDSETPDHLTRIRDLGIPYIFDIHTHFFPETVMKLIWRWFDNVNWAIGYRMPEAERVERLHHNGIERFTTLNYAHKAGMASSLNDWTYANYKNWKGAVPFGTFYPEEGVLAYVKKAVEEYGFRGFKLHCEVSKLNLNRPELADTFLYLQEKQIPILIHTGTAPLPGEFTGIQFFKPFLETYPNLKIIVAHMGANEISAYASLLDSYPNLALDTTMVFVDFLATGKAADVDAAVSYLETYQNQIYFGSDFPNIPYNLNHPITRFLDLPISDLAKQKILYKNAENLFFK, encoded by the coding sequence ATGGAAGAAGGGGAAGGTGTAAAATCTTCTAACAAACCTGACATTCGGATCTCTTCTCCGTTTTCTTGGAGGGGAGATACATTTCCTCCCATTATAGATTCAGAAACTCCAGACCATTTAACACGGATTCGCGATTTAGGAATTCCTTATATCTTCGATATCCATACTCATTTTTTTCCAGAGACCGTGATGAAACTCATTTGGCGTTGGTTTGATAATGTAAACTGGGCCATTGGATACAGGATGCCAGAAGCGGAACGAGTGGAAAGACTCCACCACAATGGGATCGAACGCTTTACTACATTAAACTATGCGCATAAAGCTGGTATGGCTTCTTCCTTAAATGATTGGACTTATGCCAATTACAAAAATTGGAAGGGAGCGGTTCCCTTTGGAACTTTTTATCCGGAGGAGGGAGTCCTGGCTTACGTAAAAAAGGCTGTGGAAGAGTATGGGTTCCGAGGTTTCAAACTCCACTGTGAAGTCTCCAAACTCAATTTAAACCGCCCGGAACTTGCTGATACCTTCCTTTACTTGCAAGAAAAACAAATTCCTATCCTCATCCATACAGGAACTGCGCCACTTCCAGGTGAGTTTACAGGAATCCAATTTTTCAAACCATTTCTCGAAACCTATCCTAATTTAAAGATCATTGTGGCTCATATGGGTGCGAATGAAATTTCCGCCTATGCTTCGTTACTGGATTCTTATCCCAACTTGGCACTCGATACCACAATGGTATTTGTGGATTTCCTTGCCACGGGCAAAGCTGCTGATGTGGACGCTGCAGTTTCTTATTTGGAAACATACCAAAACCAAATTTACTTTGGATCCGACTTTCCAAACATTCCTTACAACCTAAACCATCCCATCACTCGGTTTTTGGATTTGCCGATTAGCGATTTGGCCAAACAAAAAATTCTCTACAAAAACGCAGAAAACTTATTTTTTAAATGA
- a CDS encoding acyl-CoA dehydrogenase family protein, with product MISNNYFNDNDDLIDHFDSLTPWNEVVDQYEQGFEDFAEYQKSGKEELAFAPGNYEDAIEFYRSTLEAGGDIAGNDISQIAKQMDEEGLKYKDGQVGFPKAMLDVVDKIKSAGLLPYGIHRHYGGLGLPSVVQSMLSECVSRGDGSLAITLGCMNLAETVERFGTEEMIHEFVPKMAAGELCGAMALTEPNYGSDLPNLQTKAVKGEDGTWKITGTKRFITHACGFGSAPSIILTLARTGTTTSGARGLSFFLVHSKDVFVASIEKKMGLHCSPTCEVVFENSPGILIGDEGKGLVKYSMAMMNQARLNIAAQAMGIATAAYFEGKKYAEERVQFGKTINNITAVKKMLERMEREVAAMRCILYEASYAVDQYRWKEERGKMKGLSEKDIKKDESFKKWEKLASLFTPLSKYYITEMANLVAYDAMQIHGGSGYTEDYDVARLYRDVRITNIYEGTTQLQTVACIGGIVSGMTETGIYREYLKSEMATFAASNGLNDLFKQFETVVAEFAEIESTPLREELAFEVVESAARFHNSLLLERSIGRSKVERRSYRKSITDAYILDSSAILASNLTKIRGKKKTPVTA from the coding sequence ATGATTTCCAATAACTATTTTAACGATAACGATGACCTAATTGATCATTTTGATTCCCTAACACCTTGGAACGAGGTAGTAGACCAATACGAACAAGGTTTTGAAGACTTTGCAGAATACCAAAAATCGGGAAAGGAAGAACTCGCGTTCGCACCCGGAAACTATGAAGACGCCATCGAATTTTACCGTTCTACCTTAGAAGCAGGTGGAGACATTGCTGGAAACGATATTTCTCAAATTGCCAAACAAATGGATGAAGAAGGTCTCAAATACAAAGACGGCCAAGTTGGTTTCCCAAAAGCCATGTTAGACGTGGTGGATAAAATCAAATCGGCCGGACTCCTTCCATACGGAATCCACAGACATTACGGTGGATTGGGATTGCCATCTGTCGTACAATCAATGTTATCTGAATGTGTTTCTCGTGGCGATGGGTCACTTGCGATCACTCTTGGTTGTATGAACCTAGCAGAAACTGTGGAACGATTTGGAACCGAAGAAATGATTCACGAATTTGTTCCAAAGATGGCAGCTGGGGAACTTTGTGGTGCCATGGCACTCACGGAACCTAATTACGGATCGGATCTTCCTAATTTACAAACAAAAGCAGTGAAAGGTGAAGACGGAACTTGGAAGATCACTGGAACCAAACGATTCATCACACATGCTTGTGGTTTTGGATCGGCACCTTCTATCATCCTCACACTCGCAAGAACTGGAACGACTACTAGTGGTGCTCGCGGGCTTTCTTTCTTTTTAGTTCACTCTAAAGATGTATTTGTTGCTTCCATCGAAAAGAAAATGGGACTTCACTGTTCTCCTACTTGCGAAGTGGTTTTTGAAAACAGTCCAGGAATTCTGATTGGTGACGAAGGCAAAGGCCTTGTGAAATATTCCATGGCTATGATGAACCAAGCTCGTCTGAACATTGCAGCACAAGCGATGGGGATTGCCACTGCCGCTTACTTCGAAGGCAAAAAATATGCAGAAGAAAGGGTTCAGTTTGGAAAAACTATCAATAACATCACAGCTGTGAAAAAGATGTTGGAAAGAATGGAACGTGAAGTGGCTGCGATGCGTTGTATTTTATACGAAGCAAGTTACGCAGTAGACCAATACCGTTGGAAAGAAGAACGAGGAAAGATGAAAGGTCTTTCTGAGAAAGACATCAAAAAAGATGAATCTTTCAAAAAGTGGGAAAAACTTGCCTCACTATTCACGCCACTTTCCAAATACTATATCACTGAAATGGCAAACCTCGTGGCTTATGATGCGATGCAAATCCATGGTGGTTCTGGTTATACAGAAGATTATGATGTAGCTCGACTTTATCGCGATGTAAGAATCACAAATATCTACGAAGGAACCACACAACTCCAAACTGTGGCTTGTATTGGTGGGATTGTTTCTGGTATGACGGAGACAGGAATTTACCGTGAATACTTAAAATCGGAAATGGCAACATTTGCTGCAAGCAATGGCCTAAACGATTTATTCAAACAATTTGAAACGGTTGTGGCTGAATTTGCGGAAATCGAATCAACTCCACTTCGGGAAGAGTTGGCTTTTGAAGTTGTAGAATCGGCAGCACGTTTCCACAATAGTTTGTTACTCGAAAGAAGTATTGGTCGCTCAAAGGTTGAAAGAAGATCCTATCGTAAATCGATTACGGATGCTTACATCCTTGATAGTTCGGCTATCTTAGCATCGAACCTAACAAAGATTCGTGGAAAGAAAAAAACACCAGTCACTGCATAA
- a CDS encoding methyl-accepting chemotaxis protein produces the protein MHLDFYSLKATKTINSIRTTLLVIFILGILGSLGSLHRNQLLMMLCTTFFYGMVALTQFVLLKKRKNPYAFWFVFVDIILIGSNTWGQSIINLDIASSALKDGVNYIISFFILLYSGFLFSSRQTYVLGGMLVVVQVGSLILAGMSGMEFVDRNDTHKMAYSISLPVEIVKVFFLVMATVAIAKMVGLLTSIRDEAVDGKKTSEEHSKVMEKQKEALVETGENLNQSVAALKVFADDLSGLVQNQAASIEEISASLTKISQSTENSFSFVKDQYKRIETLNEESHTLEGIVKSVRVEIDTISGQINESSQLSNLVTNSMENLNFVLNEVSSSFQKVEDVNQIMKEIADQTNLLALNASIEAARAGEHGRGFAVVAQEVAKLAENSALNASVISKTILKSKSDLLKGNSSAKEASGMALNQKNEMSKIQNKVISFNEKFIDLQELNTRVLKSQKELKELSSQLESIAKDQTFGNKEVMRAAQSIERDVQVVAENTRILAEHIEDIQDLANRIK, from the coding sequence ATGCATCTGGATTTCTATTCCCTAAAAGCCACAAAAACCATCAATTCCATCCGTACCACTTTACTTGTGATTTTTATTTTAGGAATTTTGGGGAGTCTCGGTTCGCTTCACAGGAACCAACTTCTTATGATGCTTTGTACTACTTTCTTTTATGGAATGGTGGCACTCACTCAGTTTGTTTTATTGAAAAAACGAAAAAACCCTTATGCCTTTTGGTTTGTTTTCGTCGATATCATTTTGATTGGTTCAAATACTTGGGGCCAAAGTATCATTAACTTAGATATTGCATCTTCTGCTTTAAAGGACGGGGTCAATTATATCATTTCCTTTTTTATCCTGCTATATTCTGGTTTTTTATTTTCTTCCCGCCAAACTTATGTTTTAGGAGGGATGCTTGTTGTGGTACAAGTGGGTTCTCTAATCCTTGCAGGTATGTCCGGTATGGAGTTTGTTGATCGCAACGATACACATAAAATGGCATATTCCATTTCATTGCCAGTGGAAATCGTAAAAGTTTTTTTTCTGGTGATGGCTACCGTCGCCATTGCAAAAATGGTGGGGCTTCTTACTTCGATTCGAGATGAAGCCGTCGATGGGAAAAAAACTTCGGAAGAACATTCAAAAGTAATGGAAAAACAAAAAGAAGCATTGGTTGAGACTGGTGAAAATTTAAATCAATCTGTTGCCGCCTTGAAAGTGTTTGCTGACGATTTGAGTGGACTTGTGCAAAACCAAGCAGCTTCTATTGAAGAAATTTCAGCCTCCCTAACAAAAATATCACAATCCACAGAAAACTCTTTTTCTTTTGTCAAAGACCAGTACAAACGGATTGAAACCTTAAACGAAGAAAGCCATACCTTAGAAGGAATTGTAAAGTCAGTAAGAGTCGAAATAGATACAATTTCAGGTCAAATTAACGAATCATCGCAGTTGAGTAATTTAGTAACAAACTCTATGGAAAACTTAAATTTTGTATTAAACGAAGTGAGTTCCAGTTTCCAAAAAGTAGAAGATGTAAATCAAATTATGAAAGAAATTGCTGACCAAACCAATTTACTTGCTCTCAATGCTTCGATTGAGGCGGCAAGAGCAGGGGAACATGGTCGGGGGTTTGCAGTTGTTGCACAAGAAGTGGCAAAACTTGCCGAAAACTCAGCGTTAAATGCCAGTGTCATTTCCAAAACCATTCTCAAATCTAAATCGGATTTACTCAAAGGGAATTCATCTGCGAAAGAGGCAAGTGGAATGGCTTTGAACCAAAAAAATGAAATGAGTAAAATTCAAAATAAAGTAATTAGTTTTAATGAAAAGTTTATCGACTTACAAGAGTTAAATACACGTGTTTTGAAATCTCAAAAAGAACTAAAAGAATTATCCTCTCAATTAGAATCCATCGCCAAAGACCAAACCTTCGGAAACAAGGAAGTGATGCGAGCAGCACAAAGTATAGAACGTGACGTCCAGGTCGTGGCAGAAAATACCAGAATCCTCGCAGAACATATTGAGGACATCCAGGACTTGGCCAACCGGATCAAATGA
- the zigA gene encoding zinc metallochaperone GTPase ZigA → MKPKIPVTVLSGFLGAGKTTLLNHILSNREGLRVAVIVNDMSEVNIDAKLVASGGSLSRTNEKLVEMSNGCICCTLREDLLLEITKLANEGKFDSILIESTGISEPLPIAETFTFADENGVSLSDLVSLDSMITVVDALNFLKDFESLDSLKERKLGAGEEDDRDIVDLLVDQVEFSDTIIVNKISLLSDEKKNRLLTILRSLNANAEMITTDYSKVPLSKVLNTGRFDFDKASQSPLWLKELRGEHVPETEEYGIKSFVYVHRRPFHPERFYKWLDSEKPGLVRAKGFVWLATKMDWVLLYSQAGNLSSYKPEGYWWASIPDEDIPDDPDVFENLQTHWLEPWGDRRQEIVFIGRDMDEKKIRSSLDKCLLSEKEYKEGPDIWAKYADPFPDWDAMMEKSENIPLEESNI, encoded by the coding sequence ATGAAACCAAAAATTCCAGTCACTGTTCTCTCCGGATTTTTAGGAGCGGGCAAAACCACCCTCCTAAACCACATTTTGTCCAACCGCGAAGGCCTTCGAGTGGCAGTCATTGTGAATGATATGAGTGAAGTGAATATTGACGCAAAACTTGTTGCCTCCGGTGGCAGTTTGAGTCGCACCAATGAAAAGTTAGTGGAGATGTCGAATGGTTGTATCTGTTGCACGTTAAGAGAGGATTTGCTTTTGGAAATTACCAAACTTGCGAACGAAGGAAAATTTGATTCCATCCTCATTGAATCCACTGGAATTTCAGAACCCCTTCCCATTGCTGAGACCTTTACTTTTGCCGATGAAAACGGAGTTAGTTTATCGGATCTAGTTAGTCTAGATTCTATGATTACAGTTGTGGATGCTCTTAACTTTTTAAAGGATTTTGAAAGTTTAGATTCTTTAAAAGAACGTAAACTAGGTGCCGGTGAAGAAGATGATCGTGACATTGTGGACTTACTTGTAGACCAAGTGGAATTTAGTGATACGATCATCGTAAACAAAATCAGTTTGTTATCGGATGAAAAAAAGAATCGGCTCCTTACCATTTTACGTTCCTTAAATGCAAATGCAGAAATGATAACCACAGATTATAGCAAAGTCCCTTTATCCAAAGTTTTGAATACAGGTCGATTTGATTTTGATAAGGCCAGTCAGTCCCCCTTATGGCTCAAAGAACTTCGAGGGGAACATGTTCCCGAAACCGAAGAATATGGAATCAAAAGTTTTGTTTACGTGCACAGACGTCCCTTCCATCCGGAACGTTTTTACAAATGGTTAGATTCAGAAAAACCGGGACTCGTTCGTGCCAAAGGATTTGTTTGGCTCGCAACTAAAATGGACTGGGTTCTTCTCTACTCCCAAGCTGGTAATTTATCCTCTTACAAACCCGAAGGGTATTGGTGGGCAAGTATTCCCGACGAAGATATTCCTGACGATCCCGATGTTTTTGAAAATTTACAAACACATTGGTTGGAACCTTGGGGCGATCGTAGACAAGAGATTGTCTTCATTGGTCGGGATATGGATGAGAAAAAAATCAGATCCTCTCTCGACAAATGCCTATTAAGTGAGAAAGAATATAAGGAAGGGCCGGATATTTGGGCAAAGTATGCCGATCCATTTCCCGATTGGGATGCGATGATGGAAAAGTCGGAAAATATTCCATTAGAAGAATCAAATATATGA
- a CDS encoding HEAT repeat domain-containing protein: MQTNLSSLFFFLALFLILNCDPVPVKQDTNSVEEIVSEEPTTKELLEKLDANDTFTRSQAAIQLGSREEKSAIPKLKKLLSDKEPGVRAGAAIALGDLKDKSSSATIANLMWSDTDNPKDVYLDALTRMKDPSVGNRIYPLLDDVNPTLRLQAVDALVQIGAGSVGSQILSLASKNRDREKDKTYAMALGKLKVSASESYLLGLTKTQDESPTLAAAYLALGRIKAKNANDVLVKALGLPYSKGKENASMALIEIGNPSVVPKVFRFLSSEDAETKLYTTDVLCSIPSKEAAKLAFGLLNEKETKSWGSAAKIVGRQRYKEGRLRIEELLEKTSTPERDSFAEALGWIGDRASVPILRKVLLSGDPEGPYGSAWALGILGAKEAVPDLIKALDKGDAKLMVYALEALGSIADPTSLPKLKTLLVDRPKMSPQILSTVALIPTEEARLILEDASKSKDADVYRPAMEEIAKRKDKKSIPLLLTYANGDDSEKRKLSYYALTAITGEKFRTAKDWNEWAKR, translated from the coding sequence ATGCAAACGAATCTGAGTTCTCTTTTCTTTTTTTTAGCCCTTTTTCTTATTTTGAATTGTGATCCAGTCCCGGTGAAGCAGGATACAAACTCCGTAGAGGAAATTGTGTCAGAAGAACCAACCACAAAAGAACTATTGGAAAAACTCGATGCAAATGATACCTTCACTCGATCCCAAGCAGCCATACAACTTGGCAGTCGTGAAGAAAAATCGGCCATCCCCAAATTAAAAAAACTTCTATCAGATAAGGAACCGGGGGTGCGTGCTGGGGCTGCCATTGCCCTCGGGGATTTAAAAGACAAATCTTCTTCGGCTACCATTGCCAATTTGATGTGGTCGGATACCGATAATCCCAAAGATGTTTATTTGGATGCCCTCACAAGGATGAAAGATCCTTCGGTGGGAAATCGAATTTATCCTTTGTTAGATGATGTAAATCCAACTCTTCGTTTACAAGCAGTGGATGCACTTGTACAAATTGGTGCGGGATCTGTTGGTTCACAAATTTTAAGTTTGGCATCCAAAAACAGAGATCGGGAAAAAGACAAAACCTATGCGATGGCACTGGGGAAGTTAAAAGTAAGTGCTTCTGAATCTTATTTACTCGGTCTTACAAAAACGCAAGATGAATCTCCCACTCTTGCTGCTGCTTATTTGGCTCTCGGAAGGATCAAAGCAAAAAATGCAAATGATGTTCTTGTGAAAGCACTGGGTCTTCCTTATAGCAAAGGAAAAGAAAATGCTTCCATGGCTCTGATTGAAATTGGAAATCCTTCCGTGGTTCCTAAGGTTTTTCGGTTTTTAAGTTCTGAAGATGCGGAAACCAAACTTTATACAACTGATGTACTGTGTTCGATTCCATCCAAAGAAGCGGCAAAGTTAGCCTTTGGTCTGTTAAACGAAAAGGAAACGAAAAGTTGGGGAAGTGCCGCAAAAATTGTAGGACGGCAAAGATACAAAGAGGGAAGACTTCGTATTGAAGAGTTACTCGAAAAAACATCCACTCCCGAGCGGGATAGTTTTGCTGAAGCCCTGGGTTGGATTGGAGACAGGGCTTCCGTTCCCATTCTTCGGAAAGTTTTGTTATCTGGAGATCCGGAAGGGCCTTATGGTTCTGCATGGGCACTGGGAATTCTTGGTGCCAAAGAAGCAGTTCCTGATCTGATCAAAGCTCTAGACAAAGGGGATGCCAAACTAATGGTTTATGCTTTGGAAGCACTTGGTTCCATCGCGGATCCCACAAGCCTTCCAAAACTAAAAACTCTGTTAGTCGATCGGCCTAAAATGTCTCCACAAATCCTTTCAACAGTGGCTCTCATTCCCACAGAAGAGGCTCGCCTCATCTTGGAAGACGCAAGTAAATCCAAAGATGCTGATGTCTATAGACCGGCGATGGAAGAAATTGCCAAACGAAAAGATAAAAAATCCATTCCTCTTTTGTTAACTTATGCCAATGGAGATGATTCTGAAAAACGTAAGTTGAGTTATTACGCACTCACAGCGATCACAGGAGAAAAATTTCGCACTGCCAAAGATTGGAATGAGTGGGCAAAAAGGTAA
- a CDS encoding imelysin family protein, translating to MNTKRTLMLVLSLGLVLNDCTPETKNTETNMLAALALAANAPSQAAFLETYSQIAFQNYSDAYTDVVALRQKVSAFTAKASPTLAELNEIKTYWRKARRSYLQTEIFRFSQGPIDNPALTGGVELEPLMNAWPLDEGYIDTVVLAGTITKQGLIDANEGDCATGTCPDGDSAKNISVGWHAIEYLLWGADAPNNFTPGNTITQSNFTTANGSGNAQAKRSAYLLYSTEILENHLLQLKNAWDPTSSTSYVSKFKSTSTSFENILRGIARFSGGEWGGERMTGVFGGEQEEEHSCFSDNTKADFYYDAKGLDNLFNGTYTGSQTINGYGLKNLLGNESSYIKERIATAELFCLNEFTEDVSLNQTCNSSIVSSRFDRMIATVNVSGSATENADYNLFRYQIQPSVQEIAKALQRSAASFGVSIGDDGLVLQ from the coding sequence ATGAACACAAAACGAACTCTGATGCTCGTACTTTCACTTGGTCTTGTACTAAATGATTGTACGCCAGAAACAAAAAACACAGAGACAAATATGCTCGCAGCTTTAGCCCTTGCGGCAAATGCACCGAGCCAAGCAGCTTTTTTGGAAACCTATTCCCAGATCGCTTTTCAAAATTACAGCGATGCCTACACAGATGTGGTCGCTCTAAGACAGAAAGTATCTGCATTTACAGCGAAGGCTTCCCCTACCCTCGCCGAGCTAAACGAAATCAAAACCTATTGGAGGAAAGCTCGCCGCAGTTATCTCCAAACAGAAATCTTTCGATTTAGCCAAGGTCCAATTGATAATCCCGCACTCACTGGTGGAGTAGAACTAGAACCACTGATGAACGCATGGCCACTCGATGAAGGATACATTGATACAGTTGTCCTGGCAGGAACAATCACAAAACAAGGATTAATTGATGCGAATGAAGGTGATTGTGCCACTGGAACCTGCCCCGATGGAGATTCTGCAAAAAATATTTCTGTAGGTTGGCATGCCATTGAATATCTGTTATGGGGAGCTGATGCACCAAATAACTTCACACCAGGAAACACCATTACCCAATCCAATTTTACGACAGCAAATGGATCAGGGAATGCACAGGCCAAACGATCGGCTTATCTTTTGTATTCTACTGAGATTTTGGAAAACCACCTCCTTCAATTAAAAAATGCATGGGATCCAACTTCCTCTACTTCCTATGTTTCGAAATTTAAATCTACTTCCACTTCTTTTGAAAATATCCTACGTGGAATTGCAAGATTTTCAGGTGGAGAATGGGGCGGCGAAAGGATGACCGGAGTCTTTGGTGGAGAACAAGAAGAAGAACATTCTTGTTTTTCAGACAATACAAAAGCTGACTTTTATTATGACGCCAAGGGACTCGATAATCTTTTTAATGGAACTTACACAGGTTCTCAAACCATTAATGGTTACGGCTTAAAAAATCTACTTGGTAATGAATCCAGTTATATCAAAGAAAGAATCGCGACAGCAGAATTATTTTGTCTAAATGAATTCACTGAAGATGTTTCCCTAAACCAAACGTGTAATAGTTCCATTGTTTCCAGTCGATTCGATCGTATGATTGCAACGGTAAATGTTTCTGGATCCGCAACAGAAAACGCAGATTACAACCTCTTCCGTTACCAAATCCAACCATCTGTACAAGAAATTGCAAAAGCACTCCAAAGGTCTGCCGCTAGTTTTGGTGTTTCCATTGGCGACGATGGACTCGTTCTCCAGTAA